From Streptomyces yatensis, one genomic window encodes:
- a CDS encoding GntR family transcriptional regulator has product MTQTTHTSASSGKRMLSEQVYAHLRDAIMRGDHAPGDALKPQDLAKEQGVSLAVVREALVRLVGEGLADRLHNRGFAVPAYSDRRWQEIAEARRTIEPVVLRMSIERGDVDWESRVRAAHHRLTRTQAYVPGKGEHYSAAWAEAHRVFHRALLEGCGNPVLLDTFDRMWTASELARRWSAQRNPGRDGVREHRRLEEAALARDADTAAEVLVQHLTQTAAVLTGRTHDDPAKEA; this is encoded by the coding sequence ATGACTCAGACGACCCACACGTCGGCCTCCTCGGGGAAGCGGATGCTCTCCGAGCAGGTCTACGCACATCTGCGGGACGCGATCATGCGCGGGGACCACGCCCCCGGGGACGCCCTCAAACCGCAGGACCTCGCCAAGGAACAGGGCGTGAGCCTGGCCGTTGTCCGCGAGGCGCTCGTACGGCTGGTCGGCGAGGGCCTGGCGGACCGGCTGCACAACCGCGGCTTCGCCGTCCCCGCCTACTCCGACCGCCGCTGGCAGGAGATCGCGGAGGCCCGCCGGACCATCGAACCGGTCGTGCTGCGCATGTCCATCGAGCGCGGCGACGTCGACTGGGAGTCCCGCGTACGCGCCGCCCACCACCGGCTGACCCGGACCCAGGCGTACGTGCCGGGGAAGGGCGAGCACTACAGCGCCGCATGGGCCGAGGCCCACCGGGTCTTCCACCGCGCCCTGCTGGAGGGCTGCGGCAACCCCGTCCTGCTCGACACCTTCGACCGGATGTGGACCGCGAGCGAGCTGGCACGCCGCTGGTCGGCACAGCGCAACCCGGGCCGGGACGGCGTCCGCGAACACCGCCGGCTGGAGGAGGCGGCGCTGGCCCGCGACGCCGACACCGCGGCCGAGGTCCTGGTCCAGCACCTCACCCAGACCGCGGCCGTACTGACCGGCCGCACCCACGACGACCCCGCGAAGGAAGCCTGA
- a CDS encoding SCO6745 family protein encodes MTTSEPSAGRRCHGVVNPLHSCVYFAPERQDELAALGLERGAMAYFADRAAPLGPVGAGTVSATFYNFNHAHVERFIPAAWAIATPEAVLAARLRGADKVLRRLLGEAALASEEMAETAGLALRATEACHREARPLYAANAGLPVPEEPHLALWHAATLLREHRGDGHLFALAVAGLSGIEALVLHNATGTTVTSATFMRTRGWSAGQWAAARDRLRERGLLDEAGDLTESGVALRGEVEALTDRLDAAPYDHLGPAATARLTELAGGFTETLRAAGAFPAVHFGKG; translated from the coding sequence CTGACCACATCCGAACCGAGTGCGGGCCGCCGCTGCCACGGCGTCGTCAATCCCCTGCACTCCTGCGTGTACTTCGCGCCCGAGCGGCAGGACGAGCTCGCGGCGCTCGGGCTGGAGCGCGGGGCCATGGCCTACTTCGCGGACCGCGCGGCCCCGCTCGGGCCGGTCGGCGCGGGCACCGTCTCCGCCACCTTCTACAACTTCAACCACGCGCATGTGGAGCGGTTCATCCCCGCCGCGTGGGCCATCGCCACACCGGAGGCGGTGCTCGCGGCGCGGCTGCGCGGCGCGGACAAGGTGCTGCGGCGGCTGCTCGGGGAGGCGGCCCTGGCGTCGGAGGAGATGGCCGAGACGGCCGGGCTGGCGCTGCGCGCCACCGAGGCGTGCCACCGGGAGGCGCGGCCGCTGTACGCCGCGAACGCGGGCCTCCCGGTGCCCGAGGAACCGCATCTGGCCCTGTGGCACGCCGCGACGCTGCTGCGCGAGCACCGGGGCGACGGCCACCTCTTCGCCCTGGCGGTCGCCGGCCTGTCCGGGATCGAGGCGCTGGTCCTGCACAACGCCACCGGCACCACGGTGACGTCGGCGACGTTCATGCGGACCCGAGGATGGTCCGCCGGGCAGTGGGCCGCCGCGCGGGACCGGTTGCGCGAGCGCGGACTGCTGGACGAGGCGGGGGACCTCACGGAGTCGGGCGTGGCCCTGCGCGGTGAGGTGGAGGCGCTCACCGACCGCCTCGACGCCGCCCCGTACGACCACCTCGGCCCGGCCGCCACCGCCCGCCTCACCGAGCTGGCCGGTGGCTTCACCGAAACCCTCCGGGCCGCGGGCGCCTTCCCGGCGGTCCACTTCGGCAAGGGCTGA